GTGGTGCTAAGGTCCTTTAATTTTAGTTTGTCGTTAAACTAAACCACACAGCATTTTGATTCAAAATAATTGTATTAGACTTCATACAGGGCGTCTTTGTGGCATCTTTACtcaagtgcaatatttggtcAAATTATTTCCCGTGGAAAGGTTTTTCTTTACTTACAGACACATTCTCTTATTTTGTCTGGTTTTTGGGAGGCTGTCACAGGCAATACACATTTGTTCTTGGTTGAGTGGCCCAAGGAATAATGGAACCAGGGAAATGGTGGAATCAGATGTGCTAATAGACCTCACTATTACGGCGCATCAactacaaagagacaaagataaTGAGGAACTAGCCCGTTTTTAAGTTTCTCAATGAATTTTGTGTCTGTTGCATCAACATTGGTCTTAGAAGATATCAATACATAAATTTATACCATCTATTGTACTAAAAGACGTTGTGAAATctcttaaatgtgttttgtggttgAAGATTCAACATTCAGCCAAGCTAAAATTCTCAATCAGAAACTGTAAATGTAACATTCATGTCAatagaaatacatattttttttatatacatcaCGTCTAACACGTTTTATATTTGACAACCATGCAATGGCAGTGTTTTGTTGTGCATCACTTCCATGACAAAATTCAAAGGTAAAAACGTTTACAGTGATGTCAGACAACATGGGAAAGTACATGACTTGACAAAGACTGTTTACTGTCACAATATCTTAGTTCTATTGGTAAAGAGACCTCCTATCTCAGGGATTTTGGGTGTAGTGTGATCCAATCGAATCTCACACTGGCTACCAAACTGGTTTTCTGGTGTATAGCACATTTTTTGTCTTATGTAGATGTGTATCCCTCATAACAATGAAATTAGAACTCAATTGAGATGGTCTTTGGCACTCGGGTGCCCTTATTGAGATGCCAGTCAAATTGATATATCAGGCCTCTTAATAGTTTGTTTGACCCAACCCCAAATCAGATCGACTTACATTCAATTCAATAaacaggatttttattattgcgTAATAGATCAGACGTATTAAGGTGATCAGAAAGTATTGTGCATTTACCTTGGTTTAGATTTGTAAGGACTTatgtaaaactaaaacatgaaaacattttatatggGTGAAAAAGCAACTTGACATCTCAGAGTGCACAGAAGCACTTGACCTCATAAATCTTTGGGAAATAAGTTTACAtcttaagattttttttaaagtcttggCTGAGTTTTGGTCAGAAAGGGTCCTTGAATCATTGGTTCCTCACGTTCTTTTCTGGTTCAATGGTTTCTTGGTGGCGCAGAGATGACTTGTACCTTATGGTTTTTGGTACAGTAAAAACAAGTAGGCCGCTTTTAGTCAGTCAAAAGTCACGTCGACAAACGAAGAAACTCATTACTAACTAACTAAAGCAGTTGTAAACCAGAATACATAAAACCAATGGCATGAATAggaattaataaacaaatgtagCTGTAGCATAGCATCTTTCATACTTTTTAGAATTTTAGCAAAGTTTTAGATTTGCACAGGTGTTctgggggggggctgcacatgtcattttgaaatgtttaaaattgTTTTGTGGTTTGGAATACAAATGTTTGATCACATTCTTTGAGCACTTTTTTAACATGCTTTGTCACATTTATACCGTACAGGTAACACTGAGAGCCATTTAAAACCATCTTTTCTCTAAAAAGTATCTGTACTGAGTACAGAGCCGCCCGCTTAAGCAACAGGAGGGAGCTTAAACAAAGATTCGGGGTCTGCCTTTTTTTCAAGGACTGAGGATTTTGGTTTTTATAAGCATGATGGTGATATTCATTGGTTtgccattgtttgtttttcttctaacCTAACCTTGgtaaacacagtaaaaaaaTATTGTTGGTGTTTTTTCTTGAACTTTgtataattgtaattttttatttaattacctGGTGAATGTGATCACCTGACAGTGTTGTGACATTTCAGATGCATTGTAGTTTTATTGTACATTTCTGAATGAGGTGTAACATTTGTCAGAGCTAATGTTATTGGGGTATTTGCTTGGGTCTGGGTACAAATATCAATGCATCTGAAATCATTTTTATCTGTACAAATGTTTGGGTTGTTACATTTTCAgaggcagtaaaaaaaaatgttagccattaatataaatatttttttggcaCAGATGTATTGACTAATATACTGTCACCTAGATTGTACTAAGCTTGTAAAGGAATGGCACATACGTAATACATATACCCTCAATTAAACTGTGTATTTATGATTTTGGGGGGTTTTCAGCTGCTGTTCGATTAGCTAGAATGTTATGATTACTCCCTCAATCAAGCCACTTTGCTCGAGCCATGGAAGTGGCTGTAAAAGGGGCACGCCTTCATATCTCCATTTATTCCCCCATAGCGGCGCTGGAGACAGAGGTGGCTTCAGTAAGCCTGGTGGTAAGTTAACGAGTATCACACTGGTTAGTCCTTTAACAGCCTTACACTTTTTGAGCAAATATGCTTCAAGTATTGATGTGTCTTTTACATTGTGGTATTCAAAATTTATCAACACGTCTGGAAATATTGGggcaattttttatttcaaagccTGTGACCATTTTCTCTGGGGTACTTGGTATAATTCAATCACTGCTTATGGTCTGACAGCAAGTTTTTGACAGGTTAATAAGACATTCACTCAAACGTGTCCGTAACTGCTTTTGACAAATCTCAAGCCtgagttttgttcttttttgggAGGATTTCGTACTGGTCTTAGAGgcttttcaaatgacacacaattATTTGCCAAAGGGTCTGAGGTGTTCTCTTTTTTCGATTCAATATATCACTTGTGGGAATTGTGGTGTACCATAAGGAGCCATGTTCAACCTCCCAGTACGTCTGACTGAGTCTATAAGGAAGTGTCTGGATTATCTGTTGTAGTACTCAGGTGTTGTACATTTGACTGAAGATGCGCGCACACTGACTTCTTTCaatgtgtctctctccccctgaaTTGATGGACTACAGGACCAATGAGCGGCGACGAGCGTGAAATGGGTAAGTTGTCTCTCACTCAACCCTTTATTGCTATTGACATTAGTGTTTTACACAGTGAACCACATTTCTTGAAGTTATATTAGGAAACAGTTATATTTGATATGTTTGGTTTTGTATATGATGTAGGACGCCCTGAAGAGCAGGATGACTCTGAGAACAGCACCATCTACATCACAGGCTTGTCTGAGAAGGCAAACCTGGAGGAAATGGCCGAATTCTTCAAACACGTTGGTCCGATCAGGGTAGGATTTTTCACATACATTCACCCTGAATGTTGTTTAAAGCAAAATAATGTAACTAAAACCAAATTGTCATTGTGTGTTAGATGAACCGCAGACTCGGCCAGCCAGccattaacatctacacagacaagGACTCTGGAAAGCCCAAGGGAGATGCCACTCTTTCCTACGAGGAGCCCGTCTGTGCTAAAGCAGCTGTGGAGCACTTTGATGGTACGTTTGACTTGAGTgtacatcaaataaataaataaaaaactgtagtATACATATATGATTGCACCAAAAATAGAGTTTATGAATTGttgttaattttgtttattctcttcgtattttttattttaggaaaGGAGTTCCAAAGCCGACGGCTTAAGGTTTCCATGGCACGCAGGAAACCTATGATGGGTGGAATGAGAGGAGGCATGCCTATGCGAGATGGTATGATGGGCCGTGGAGGTACTTGTATTTTGGGGATATTCTCGCTGCTGGAAACAACGTTCACTTACTAGTTTGTAGCAGGTGACAATACAACAATATTTTGATAATCACGTAATTTCCTCATTTGATTAGGTATGATGGGCCGCGGAGGAGACCGTGGAGGATTCGGGGTACGAGGTGGTCCACGTGGAATGGGCAGAGGTGGACCCACAGGAGGCAACATGCAGCAAAGAGCTGGGGACTGGGAGTGTCCTAACCCGTATGTATTCCTTTCATGGTTCAATAGTCCGCTTTAAACCTTTTTCCAACCCTGTTACAAAGATACGttattaatgtaattttttttgtgtCCTCAGGGGTTGTAGTAACCAGAACTTTGCCTGGAGAATGGAGTGCAACCAGTGCAAAGCTCCCAAACCAGAAGGGTTAGGCGGCGGTCCTCCATTTCCCCCTGGTGGAGACCGTGGAAGAGGTGGAATGGGAATGCGTGGAGGCCGTGGTATGGACCGAGGTGGGCCAGCAGGAGGCCCAGGTGGTCCAGGTGGCCCCGGAGGTTTCCGTGGAGGCTGGGGAGGTGACCGTGGTGGATTCAGAGGACGCGGTGGAATGGATAGGGGAGGCTTTCGTGGGGCTGGGCGTGGAGGACCCCCCATGGACCGAATGGGTGGCAGAGGTGGAAGAGGAATGGGCCCACCAGGTGGCAAGATGGAAATGAggtagatttattttcttttaaactaCTCAATAATTGTTAGTATTTAGTAATTCCAAGATGACTCGCCACAATTATAATTTTAGATGCAATTTGAAAAGAGAGCCAAAATCTGTCATTGATCCCTTTCCTTTACTTTGTTCAAGGGACCATCGCCAGGAGCGCAGAGAACGACCCTACTGAAGGACGACTTCATGACCGTTCCTCTTGTGGAATTTGATTTTTATGGCGCAGATTTTAATTTATGATTCCATATTCCAATGGTTATAGAACTGCTGTCAAACATCCTGTGCAGTTTCAAATTGTGTttccatatattttttttaagtttagtaTTCCATGTTTATGCTGCATCTTGTattgtgcatgttttttttcgttgttgcttttttttaaatgcatattagttatcactttgtattgtaaaatgcaatatttttcattcatttacatAATTGCCTCCCCTTTCCCATAAGTGACAGTTGTATTATGGCAAATAAAATTTTACCCATTTGACGTCTTTGTGATGTTAAATATACTCAAGTTTacaaataaattcataaatgaAATCCCTGACCGGGTTTGTTTAATCAGTCTCTTTGAAAGTTGTGCAAAAAGTAACTGGTTACGTTGTTGCAAGAGGCATGTTGGAAATGTTGGCGTTATGGTGATGGAACTATAGTGATCACATATGCTGTTCATGATACTACAGCAAAAACAACCTATTGCTGAAATAAATCACTGAACAAGTTAAAACTGTATCAACAGGCGTATTGTGGTAAAGCGCCTGCCTCCATCCGAGAGGATTCAATATTACAGAACTGGTTTAAGCTTGATAGTGTAAATGTCTTGTCACTATTGTGTTTCACGCTTCCATGGGTCACATACCTTGAATCTCACTTGGAGAGATGGTGGAAGCAGTCTCCTCTGTCCCATTCACATGATTCATGTGGTCAGTTGACTACTTGTTGTGTAGGTACTGACGTATATGGAGCACAGTTGCTCTTCCTGCCAGTAGATGGTGCCGGTTTGACCAAAGCTTGTACGGCTGCAGCTCAGGAATCAGATTGATACTCGACAGGAGCTTTGCATCAGTGACACTGTTGACCTTCATACAAAACACTGAATTGAGTGACTTAACAAAACAGCAGTAACATACAGGACTTCAATTGTTTCTAAAGAATCGTTGGATTTTACCCGTTGGACTTAAATAACGTGGGCACTGATATTTTCGGCtttcaatgatttatttataaccAATAGACTTGTCATAAGCTGATAGGACAACAAAATGACCTTGTGGGAATCCCAGCTATCACAGATGCCTTGAagattaatattacattttacacTCATTCAGGTATGGCTCTCATTCCCCTCTTAGATTGAACTGTATGGCCCTATAAGGTAATCAAGTTGCATAAAGTGTTATTAATCACAGATGGcatcttttttttcaacatcTATTGAAAACGTGTCTAAGACCATCTTGCAGCTcttgaatgttttctttttgttacctACAGCATTTACAACTCGCTTTCGTGCAACGTCTTCTGCAGGATTCTCTGTTTAGCTGTCAAGATTCTGTTCAAAAATGCTGCGTGACCTGATGAAGACTTCAGTTGAACACGTGAGCTTTGACCTTCCTGTGGCAAGTTGTGGCAGCAGCTGAGCACCTGAACTTAATCAGAAGGTTTTTATGTCAGGACACAAAACCTTTTCCAGCTCCAGGGTTGCTGATCGATAACCTCCCTGTCAGAGCACAGGGggaagatttaaaaaagcagAGAGGTCCCTCTGAAACAGCTCGTGTATGTACATCAGCATCTCACCTCACATCCTCACACAAATGACACACAGTAATCAAGGTTCATGcccatgtgtgttttttttatttatttgtcacttACTTTTGCCACAGCTGAGATCTTGAAGTGCCTCTCATTCACTGCGGCCAGTTGCTCGTGTGGATTAACAGAGCCCGgaattctctccctctctctttaccGACAGAAAAGCTGATTCATCGCGGCCCAGAAAATGATCTCATCATCCCCCACCTTCTCCCTCTCgccccctcttttcttttctctctctctctatctctctctgctgcctcccttccttcctctctttcgatctttctttctctcttaaaCAGACACATGactctttttaaatgaaaacaagaccACCCTTTTGGCAGCCGGCTTCACTTCAATTCAAACAACGACACATTAAGGGAGTACATGAGCTGTCCGACGGAGGATCGTCGAAAGAGGGAAATGAGAAGgtggaaaaatttatttaaagtcACAAACAGAAGTTTATCAAGATATAAATGACAGGCATAGACACATATAATTGAAGAGAATGTGCTTTTCAAACCATTCTCAGACTTTAAGCCTTTATAGATAATCATATAGTCCTAAAAAGGATTAGGTTTGGTTGAGTTTGTATTCAAATagcattcatttgtttttaatcacgtGCTCCAGGTCTGACTTGTAAGGCCTCCATCTTGTTTGGAATTTACTGACTGTGCCTCAGGCCATCAGGCAAGTTTCACTGATGTTTTaccataaaaaactgaaaatcagGTTTCAACATCAACATTTGACTGAAGTTTGGTGCCGAGGAGTCAGTAGATCTCTTGTATAATTTATGTGACTTGGTGTTGGTCTTAAATGTTCATGCTGGTCGCTGATGGTTTTTCAGATGTATAGAATAAGAAGAGGAATCAACTTTTCCCAGGTTAATGCAACATTCAAGTTGTTATAGAAAGAGCCTGCTTCTCCCTCGCTCTAACAACAGACCTGTGCACTGAGACAAGCACACATTTCTCTTTGTTATCATTAGATTATCTTATCATGAGTTAGTTACTGTCTTGTGCTGCAAACCCCTGTTTGAGTGGTCTGGGTACCACTGTCCGTCTCTTGTTTATGTCACTATCTCCCCTTTGAATTCTTAATCTCTTGCTGTTTCTGGGTTTACAGGCTCTGTCTTCCAGGTCGGAGATTCTTGATTTGTTCACTGTCCTTTACGAATCAATCACAATGTTGCAAAAGTTTTAGATAAAGCTTCTCAAGCTTAACTATCGTATCACAGTTCCCTCTTCATTTTATCCTTTAATCATTTGTGAGATTATAGAGTTGGAATGGAAATTCTTGCACTGATCACAGTGGCTGTCTCGTGATATTGAGATGCAGCTGTAAATGCTTTTTATCACCTGAGGCTACTTGAGGCCACACAAAGACGTCCTCAGTGAGCGACTATGTGACCAAATTATCTTTTAGTGctcataaattaaaaataagaatATCCTGTTTTATCTAAGGGTGTTAAAATCTGCATGAATATATAATCATCAACATAACGAACTCAAAACATGTAAAAGTCTCAGCAATCGAAATACACGTTAAAAGAAATATGATTGTTGCAAGTACACACATTGTATTTTCTCTTCTTTGAGAAGTACTTTGATTTCACTTCTACATTTGAGAAATCATGTACTTGTATTGCTTACTGTGTTACACTTATTTGTCAGCATTGATAACATGAAACATTtgatcaatattttaaaaaggAGTGTGTTAAATTAATCCTTTCTCCACCTCCAAGATAAAATTACATCTTTATGCAAAGAGTTATAGTCCAATAACATAAAAGACAACCTGATAAAGACCTTTCTGAATtttgagtacttttacttttgttaCGTTGAGTAACTTTGACCCACTGAAGAGTCCATGAAATTTCGATGCAGATCCAGAGAGAAAtagatccagtgaatttaaatatggttcCACAAGGGCACTGTtgagccttggcggaggtaagtCACTGAGTGATATTCTAGTTTAATTATTAAGACTACAGATAGAATTTAGACACGAGTTTTCAAatgtttcgtttttttttaattcaatgtaAAGTATTTGTGGGTCTGCAGTGGTGAATGTGGGTAATGATAACCGACATATCAGGTTCAGCAGGTATAAGAGAGCCTGTGCTGAGTTGGTGAAGGGGGGGTTAAGTTTAAcacaacatttcaaaacaatacTATACGTGTGGTTTTTGAATTTATTGTTAACTATTTGTTGGCCTGCAGTGATAACAGTGGGTTATGATATCAAACATATCAGGTTCAGTGGAAATAAGAGCATGTGCTTAGTGAACTTCTGTGACTTCTGTGCGATGGATTTGAATAGTTTAGTATTTGAATTAAACGTTAACGCTATTTTGGGGTCTGTAGGGATAAAATGTGGCTTCATTGGTTGTATAAGAGCATATGCTGAGTTGGACAACAGGGGGTTAAgttaatattacatttaattaagaATAGGGTCTATTAGGGAGTATTTGAACTGTATGTATTCATGTTGTTCCCCGATAACCAACACGTCGGGTTTAAGGGGGAGTATTATGGCATATGCTGAGTTGGAGAACATGGGGTTAagtttctctcctctgtgcGGAGCGATGATCCCTCATAATGGGATGTGCCACCGAGTCGCTCTGCTGCTCTAAGCTACCGCGGGTCAACATATTCAGCGAGAGGCGGCGCAACATGGGCTGAGCCTATTTGCAGGGGAGGATGAGCTGTGGAgtcggtgctgctgctgagcacTGGTCGTGATTTTCCCCGCTGAGCGAAGAGAAGGATCTGACCGCCCGCAGACGCGCAAACATGGTGGTGACACGTGGATTTTGATAGCGGGCGAGACGACCCACCGGCCACCGGGTGGATTCGCCGCGCTCGACGCATGGGCGTGTGTCACCGTCCGGGAGCGCACACGTTTCCTTCCCACTCCGGCTCCCGGCAATGCGCTCGCTAAAGGAAACTGGCTGCGCAGAGACATCCGGAAAACGCATCCGTGCGCCAGGGCCAGTGGGCCAGTCTGCATCCAGAAATGCTCGTGGCAACACAAAGCAAGGCTTCAAGGAGCTGCGATAAGaaaccacacatgcacatcgGCATGGGTGCGTCAACACGGTTATTTCGCTGCATCCTGCGGGCGAGGCTTTGGAGCGCGGTCGTGCAATGAGACAATCCGGATTCATCAAGTAGACTTTATTGATACATAATCCGACAATATGGCTGATCAGAGCAACATCCAGTCCTCCGCCTCCAAGAGCATCCGGCCCTTTAAATCCAGCGAGGAGTACCTGTACGCCATGAAGGAGGACCTGGCGGAGTGGCTCAACACCCTGTACGACCTGGATGTCACCGCGGACACCTTCATGGACGGCCTGGAGAGCGGCTGTGCCCTGTGTCGGCACGCCAACAACGTGAACCGCGCCGCGCAGGACTTCCAGCTGGAGTGGCCGGAGGCTGCGCGGTCCATGAAGGTGCCGTCCAAGGATGTGGGCTTCCAGTCGCGCAACGTCGTGCCCGGCTCGTTCCTTGCCCGGGATAACGTGTCCAACTTCATCAGCTGGTGCCGGCAGGAGCTCTGGATCAAGGACGTGCTCATGTTCGAGACCAACGACCTGGTGGAGAGGTGCAACGAGAAGAATTTCATCCTGTGCCTCCTCGAGGTGGCGCGCCGCGGCTCCAAGTTCGGCATGTTGGCCCCCATGTTGatccagctggaggaggagatcgaGGAGGAGATCCGGGACCAGGAGAGCCTGCGGATCGACGCGGTGAAGCCTGCCGAGCAGAGCGCGCCCACCAGGGGCTTCATTCGGAAGGAGAGCAGCCACCACAGTGCGGAGGAGGACGAAGATGAACCCGAACCAGAGCCCTTCATCTGGCAGCCGAAGAGAGTGTTATGTGACATGCGAAATTTGGATGAGCTGGTGAGTTACATTTGAATAGAGCCACGTATTAGCCTGTGATTTAATACTCTGACCCCAGCTGCTACCCAAAATGTTTCATAACTACGTTATGATTCATGAAAGTCAACCTAGACGAGTGTAATGGTCCTCCAGCTCAGTTTTCATACAACAGCTGTACTGGAATGTCATGGTCCCTACAGGATGAATCCACTTTCCCACAGGCTTCTCACCCCCAGGCCTTGGTTCCAAAGAACCAGTGGGTTAAACAGGATCAGCTGATAGAAGCTCATCCCTCCCACTCGAAAACACAGACATGTGTCAAAAGTCAAACACACTGTCTGAAAACATCATGTCGATGGTATGACGAACACAGGCCCATTATAGAGTCCCTGTGGCGTGGGTGTGTACATGAATCTACACATAACTCAGTTTTGAAGCTGTGCTGTTACATTCCTGCCCACCTGTCAGGGCCGGTGTGTGTTTGACACCTGAGTTCTTGTTTCTCTCTTGGAGCTCAGAAATGTCACAGGTCAACTCTGTACACATTTTACCTGCATTCTTGAACTAGAAAGGCACAAAGTAGGGTGTATACCTTCACCAAGACAGTCCCCTTTACGAAACcacattcactagatccagatttctttcattttgGATCTGTAATAAATTGAGCACAATTATACATATCAGTCCCTAAACATGCCcgattaagatccatgaattatcctctgagaaaggaaaatgttgaaaaacatccAATCTCACAATGGGAGTCAGCATCAAAATTTATAGTTCTTCTTTGGGGTCATGTCTCATCTATCCTCAAAATATCATAGACATCAGTTGAAAACATTTTGCATAATCGTGCTAAAAAAACATAGCCTGCTTGCTGTAACAAAGGTCAGCTCTGCCTCTTCCCAAGGTTGCAAGAGACTGACATGTTTTTCTGTCGATGGTCATCTTCAGTCTCTTAGTGGACTTTGTCCACCAGGAATAATCAATACAACATCAAACAAGAAGAGAtggattaattaattattaattaattgtgTGATGTCCCCCTAAGCActtccaaaaatgtcctttgGCTCGTTTACGTGTCCTGTCCTGTGGAACTCAAACCATCGACTCTTGCCATTGGCCCTGTCGACCTGGTTGACCTCAGCTATAGGCCCCGCCGGACATGAGTTTACAAGAGGGCCGAGCTaatgaggagacagacagatagacacaccAGCAGAAGAACACATGCTTGGGTTGTGAGCGggaaggaggcggggggggggggggggggggggtaatattTTCAGGCTGGTGAGAAGAACAATGTCTGTCTTTGACACTGAAGATGTGAGGGACGgcagagagggagttgggtGGAAGACAGTTTACAGTCACACTGGAGAGGGGAGCTTTCTGAGTGTGACCTCCGCAGACAGAAATAGGAGAGCATGTGGCGGAGGATGTGCGCTGTTCGTGCTCAGACATGCGTCCGACACACTCCCTCATATGACTGACTGCTGAGGATTATACAACCTGCCTGAGTTTCAGGACAGGAAAGATCACAGGAGAGCCACAGAGCGTATGTCTCTGATGTTCTGTGTCATTCATGctaacacacacatccctcAGCTGTTGCATGGTGGCAGACTTTGACTGATTTAGGATGTGGCAGTCCCAGTCGTCATGTGTCTGGTGAATAAAAGTCTCCATCCTCCATGTCAAAACTTAGGATTCGGCTGGATGTTTATCAGCAACATGAGGTTCTTCACACTAGACACCACAGTGGCACTAAGAAGAATAGCAGCAGTGGTAAAATAGGGCAGTATTATCATGagtgttttcacagtttttctaCTTGTACTAAGACATCCTGTCTAATGACTCCAGCTCTGTGGTCCAGTTCCCATTTTGTGGCTGAGACTGGCTGAGACATAATTCCACTGAATCCTGGCCCGATGTGTGTATTTACCAGAAAAAAAGCTCATAATgaattcctttttctttttaaatagtttGATAAATATCTGCTGAATCAGCCGCCCGCTCAGCTCCTGCTGCAGATCACCAGGCATCTGTCTCTCATAGCATCAGACTCAAGCTTAACCTGCAGAAAACCTGCACATGTTTCTGTGTATTTCTGTCTGGTGCATTAGGCAAGAGATTAGAGACCTGATGGCTTATTTTTGgagctgctttaaaaaaaaaaaacacatgatatGTTCACTTATTCATGATCTGCTTGCCTTTTCATATCCACTGCCATTCTTGATCAAATGCCATCATTACTTATCAGGTCATTACCTCCCACTGAGATGTGTCTCACATGCGTGCACAAGCTGAATTGCTGCAAGTGTTGAGATTCCATTTGTACCTCAGATCATTTTAGACGTGAACCCAGTACATTGTGATTGCATGTGTGCACCCTAAGGATGCTCACATCCAATATATCAAACCTCAAGTCGTAAATGTGAATTATATAGTGTATGCGTGAAGGCCGAATAGTTTTATGGGGCAGTGTATCAACTAGTAGGAGTAATACCATTTAGACTGACAAGCTACACTTTATAGGATCATATGTATGTTTAAATATTCAGAGTCACATATGAACAGTAAGTTAAATTCTGGTGTGTTATTACCTCAACCAAGGAGGTTAGGTTTTCGTCTgagtttttctgttattttgtagGATTAAGTTAAAACAATTTGGAAAGATTACCACAAAACATGGCGGAAGGATAGAAACAGCTCAATGAGATTTGTACATTCACCAACTCTGCATTATTCTAGATTAATCTTCCTGTTGAGACGATGCAAGCGTAATGATAACAGGATTACGTGTCGTTATTCTAATTAGTATAAACTAACAGGCAGTGATCGCTCATAGTGCAACTCGCTCTCAGGATATGTGACTATTTGATAAGCACAATAATCAC
The genomic region above belongs to Pleuronectes platessa chromosome 4, fPlePla1.1, whole genome shotgun sequence and contains:
- the ewsr1b gene encoding EWS RNA-binding protein 1b isoform X4 gives rise to the protein MASAPDYSSYNQTSAQQGYASYAAQPSQTYGQSAQSYGQQSYGSYAQPAAADSSYTQTTPAAGGYPQQQQQQYGSSYGQPASAGYPAAQSTTHSYSSSAQGYGASGYDSTPAAAAPAASQSYGSQPGYTAQSAYPGYGQQAAPTTPQSYNANGQPASYSQSSYTAPAGYGQQQAGYQAQQASYSQQPGYQQQTQQQSQAPPAYPPQAAGSYGQPPASQYGQQGGPPSYQSNHYNNYRQDGQGSGSGYSGSESSRYSGSGESRGPGREGFDRGGMMHRGRGMGRGMGGAGDRGGFSKPGGPMSGDEREMGRPEEQDDSENSTIYITGLSEKANLEEMAEFFKHVGPIRMNRRLGQPAINIYTDKDSGKPKGDATLSYEEPVCAKAAVEHFDGKEFQSRRLKVSMARRKPMMGGMRGGMPMRDGMMGRGGMMGRGGDRGGFGVRGGPRGMGRGGPTGGNMQQRAGDWECPNPGCSNQNFAWRMECNQCKAPKPEGLGGGPPFPPGGDRGRGGMGMRGGRGMDRGGPAGGPGGPGGPGGFRGGWGGDRGGFRGRGGMDRGGFRGAGRGGPPMDRMGGRGGRGMGPPGGKMEMRDHRQERRERPY
- the ewsr1b gene encoding EWS RNA-binding protein 1b isoform X2 → MASAPDYSSYNQTSAQQGYASYAAQPSQTYGQSAQQSYGQQSYGSYAQPAAADSSYTQTTPAAGGYPQQQQQQYGSSYGQPASAGYPAAQSTTHSYSSSAQGYGASGYDSTPAAAAPAASQSYGSQPGYTAQSAYPGYGQQAAPTTPQSYNANGQPASYSQSSYTAPAGYGQQQAGYQAQQASYSQQPGYQQQTQQQSQAPPAYPPQAAGSYGQPPASQYGQQGGPPSYQSNHYNNYRQDGQGSGSGYSGSESSRYSGSGESRGPGREGFDRGGMMHRGRGMGRGMGGAGDRGGFSKPGGPMSGDEREMGRPEEQDDSENSTIYITGLSEKANLEEMAEFFKHVGPIRMNRRLGQPAINIYTDKDSGKPKGDATLSYEEPVCAKAAVEHFDGKEFQSRRLKVSMARRKPMMGGMRGGMPMRDGMMGRGGMMGRGGDRGGFGVRGGPRGMGRGGPTGGNMQQRAGDWECPNPGCSNQNFAWRMECNQCKAPKPEGLGGGPPFPPGGDRGRGGMGMRGGRGMDRGGPAGGPGGPGGPGGFRGGWGGDRGGFRGRGGMDRGGFRGAGRGGPPMDRMGGRGGRGMGPPGGKMEMRDHRQERRERPY
- the ewsr1b gene encoding EWS RNA-binding protein 1b isoform X1, producing MSSVVPDYSSYNQTSAQQGYASYAAQPSQTYGQSAQQSYGQQSYGSYAQPAAADSSYTQTTPAAGGYPQQQQQQYGSSYGQPASAGYPAAQSTTHSYSSSAQGYGASGYDSTPAAAAPAASQSYGSQPGYTAQSAYPGYGQQAAPTTPQSYNANGQPASYSQSSYTAPAGYGQQQAGYQAQQASYSQQPGYQQQTQQQSQAPPAYPPQAAGSYGQPPASQYGQQGGPPSYQSNHYNNYRQDGQGSGSGYSGSESSRYSGSGESRGPGREGFDRGGMMHRGRGMGRGMGGAGDRGGFSKPGGPMSGDEREMGRPEEQDDSENSTIYITGLSEKANLEEMAEFFKHVGPIRMNRRLGQPAINIYTDKDSGKPKGDATLSYEEPVCAKAAVEHFDGKEFQSRRLKVSMARRKPMMGGMRGGMPMRDGMMGRGGMMGRGGDRGGFGVRGGPRGMGRGGPTGGNMQQRAGDWECPNPGCSNQNFAWRMECNQCKAPKPEGLGGGPPFPPGGDRGRGGMGMRGGRGMDRGGPAGGPGGPGGPGGFRGGWGGDRGGFRGRGGMDRGGFRGAGRGGPPMDRMGGRGGRGMGPPGGKMEMRDHRQERRERPY
- the ewsr1b gene encoding EWS RNA-binding protein 1b isoform X5, producing the protein MSSVVPDYSSYNQTSAQQGYASYAAQPSQTYGQSAQQSYGQQSYGSYAQPAAADSSYTQTTPAAGGYPQQQQQQYGSSYGQPASAGYPAAQSTTHSYSSSAQGYGASGYDSTPAAAAPAASQSYGSQPGYTAQSAYPGYGQQAAPTTPQSYNANGQPASYSQSSYTAPAGYGQQQAGYQAQQASYSQQPGYQQQTQQQSQAPPAYPPQAAGSYGQPPASQYGQQGGPPSYQSNHYNNYRQDGQGSGSGYSGSESSRYSGSGESRGPGREGFDRGGMMHRGRGMGRGMGGAGDRGGFSKPGGPMSGDEREMGRPEEQDDSENSTIYITGLSEKANLEEMAEFFKHVGPIRMNRRLGQPAINIYTDKDSGKPKGDATLSYEEPVCAKAAVEHFDGKEFQSRRLKVSMARRKPMMGGMRGGMPMRDGMMGRGGDRGGFGVRGGPRGMGRGGPTGGNMQQRAGDWECPNPGCSNQNFAWRMECNQCKAPKPEGLGGGPPFPPGGDRGRGGMGMRGGRGMDRGGPAGGPGGPGGPGGFRGGWGGDRGGFRGRGGMDRGGFRGAGRGGPPMDRMGGRGGRGMGPPGGKMEMRDHRQERRERPY